The following proteins come from a genomic window of Myxococcales bacterium:
- a CDS encoding MBL fold metallo-hydrolase: MRITFWGVRGSIPTPGPQTVEIGGNTSCVEVRAGNAIVIFDGGTGLRLLGQKLLAEMPLTAHIFFSHVHWDHIQGFPFFAPAFIRGNTFLLYGGGGNVTRTLEETLAGQMENPSFPVHLTEMGARMSFRDLREGELVEIDDGAGDRVRITSAHGNHPNGVMAYRIEHKGHAVVYATDTEHYSTIDPKLALLSKDVDVLIYDAMYTPEEYAGQSGGGPKLGWGHSTIDEAAKLANAAGVKKLVLFHHDPGQSDAAVREKERRTREWFANTVAAQEGLSIEL, from the coding sequence ATGCGGATCACCTTCTGGGGAGTGCGCGGAAGCATCCCGACGCCGGGGCCCCAAACCGTCGAAATCGGCGGCAACACGAGCTGCGTGGAAGTCCGCGCGGGAAACGCCATCGTCATCTTCGACGGAGGCACGGGACTCCGTCTGCTGGGGCAGAAGCTCCTCGCAGAGATGCCTCTCACCGCCCACATCTTCTTCAGCCACGTCCACTGGGATCACATCCAGGGATTTCCGTTTTTTGCCCCCGCGTTCATTCGCGGCAACACGTTTCTCCTCTACGGCGGCGGCGGCAACGTCACGCGCACGCTCGAGGAGACGCTCGCTGGCCAAATGGAGAACCCGAGCTTCCCTGTTCATCTGACGGAGATGGGAGCCCGCATGAGCTTCCGCGACCTTCGCGAAGGTGAGCTCGTCGAGATCGACGACGGCGCTGGCGATCGCGTCCGCATCACGTCGGCGCACGGCAACCACCCGAACGGGGTCATGGCCTACCGCATCGAGCACAAGGGCCACGCGGTGGTCTACGCGACCGACACCGAGCACTACTCGACCATCGATCCGAAGCTCGCCCTGCTCTCGAAGGACGTCGACGTGTTGATCTACGACGCCATGTACACGCCCGAGGAATACGCGGGCCAGAGCGGCGGCGGACCAAAGCTCGGCTGGGGTCACAGCACCATCGACGAAGCCGCCAAGCTGGCCAACGCGGCAGGCGTGAAGAAGCTCGTCCTGTTCCACCACGATCCCGGCCAGAGCGACGCCGCCGTGCGTGAGAAGGAACGACGCACGCGCGAGTGGTTTGCCAACACCGTGGCCGCCCAAGAGGGCTTGTCGATCGAGCTTTGA
- a CDS encoding site-2 protease family protein, giving the protein MSTARILLAILGLAVLMIVHEGGHYLAARHFGMRVLRFSIGFGPTIYKHQPPGSPTVYQIGIIPFLAYVQIAGMNPWEENDPKDKGSYANASLWGRVVTIAAGPLANYFFASIFIFFAYVLGGKFIVDEASTRVEIIPGGPAAKAELIDGDRILAVNEQKVGTWEELRKAISAHPGEKVDLTVERKGETIHKFATPGPKGGESAGRIQVSPETKKVPVTFREAAWLSVRDPPLVIVAVIKGLTSVKMDDLSGPVGIVKETARAISRGPADALRFLGALSAYLCGFNLLPFPALDGGRLLFLGFEAAARRKPDAKVEAQIHAVGLIMLLALLVVVSFRNDIFGR; this is encoded by the coding sequence ATGTCGACAGCGCGCATCCTCCTCGCGATCCTCGGGCTCGCGGTCCTGATGATCGTCCACGAGGGTGGACACTACTTGGCGGCGCGCCACTTCGGCATGCGCGTCCTTCGGTTCTCCATCGGCTTCGGGCCCACGATCTACAAGCACCAGCCGCCGGGGAGCCCCACGGTCTACCAGATCGGCATCATTCCCTTCTTGGCCTACGTGCAGATCGCAGGCATGAACCCTTGGGAGGAGAACGATCCGAAAGACAAGGGGAGCTACGCGAACGCGTCGCTCTGGGGCCGCGTCGTCACCATCGCGGCAGGCCCCCTCGCCAACTACTTCTTCGCGTCGATCTTCATCTTCTTCGCCTACGTGTTGGGCGGAAAATTCATCGTCGACGAAGCCTCCACGCGCGTCGAGATCATTCCCGGTGGACCGGCGGCGAAGGCCGAGCTCATCGACGGCGATCGAATCCTCGCGGTCAACGAACAGAAGGTCGGCACCTGGGAAGAGCTGCGCAAAGCCATCAGCGCGCACCCCGGCGAGAAGGTCGACCTCACGGTGGAGCGCAAGGGAGAGACGATTCACAAGTTCGCGACGCCGGGCCCGAAGGGCGGCGAGTCGGCGGGGCGCATTCAAGTTAGCCCGGAGACCAAGAAGGTCCCCGTCACGTTCCGCGAGGCTGCGTGGTTGAGCGTTCGCGATCCACCGCTCGTCATCGTCGCCGTCATCAAGGGTCTCACGAGCGTCAAGATGGACGACCTGAGCGGTCCCGTTGGCATCGTGAAGGAGACGGCGCGCGCCATCAGCCGCGGCCCTGCCGACGCGTTGCGCTTCTTAGGAGCGCTCAGCGCCTACCTGTGCGGCTTCAACCTGCTGCCCTTCCCCGCGCTCGACGGGGGTCGACTCTTGTTCCTCGGCTTCGAGGCAGCGGCGAGGCGCAAGCCTGACGCCAAGGTCGAGGCGCAAATCCACGCCGTCGGGCTCATCATGCTGCTCGCGTTGCTGGTGGTCGTGAGCTTCCGCAACGACATCTTCGGCCGCTGA
- a CDS encoding discoidin domain-containing protein — MRLRHILGLTFAVALLAEACAETTEGVGGGDEPADAAVDGASTKPDAKTTDGATSTEDAEAPDASTNDGGKGDATALDATALDASAQDANVVTDATVVVDATKPDTGTASDGSPPDGALGASDASVVPPVSKLPDGGACPGTIVNPTCAVPAGNLARCGTAAASSVYSASWPEAHLNDGLLDTSWYSAVDECPAGVCANTLYAEVEFNAPRAVRRVKLYGNGDSYQDGYDVLTARIQLIDGGGNVVGTADVTTTRGADPNGNAEVSFVNALPCIKKVRVIPLTMQTDNTGPGIGEIEAFAN, encoded by the coding sequence ATGCGCCTTCGACACATCCTCGGGTTGACCTTCGCCGTGGCGCTCCTTGCCGAGGCGTGCGCCGAGACCACTGAGGGCGTCGGTGGCGGCGATGAGCCGGCGGACGCGGCGGTGGACGGTGCGAGCACGAAGCCCGACGCGAAGACAACCGATGGCGCAACGAGCACCGAGGACGCGGAAGCACCCGACGCCTCGACCAACGACGGGGGCAAGGGCGACGCTACGGCGCTCGACGCCACGGCACTCGATGCGTCGGCCCAAGACGCCAATGTCGTAACAGACGCCACCGTGGTGGTGGACGCGACGAAGCCCGATACAGGAACGGCCTCGGACGGCTCACCGCCAGACGGTGCGTTGGGTGCGAGCGACGCGAGCGTCGTGCCCCCCGTCTCGAAGCTGCCCGACGGAGGCGCTTGCCCCGGAACCATCGTCAACCCGACTTGTGCGGTGCCAGCAGGCAACTTGGCGCGCTGTGGAACCGCTGCCGCGTCGAGCGTCTACTCGGCGAGTTGGCCGGAGGCCCACCTGAACGACGGCCTCCTCGACACGAGCTGGTACTCGGCGGTCGACGAATGCCCGGCGGGAGTGTGCGCGAACACGCTCTACGCAGAGGTTGAGTTCAACGCGCCGCGTGCCGTGCGCCGCGTGAAGCTCTACGGCAACGGCGACAGCTACCAAGACGGCTACGACGTGCTTACGGCGAGGATTCAACTCATCGATGGCGGGGGGAATGTCGTCGGGACCGCCGACGTGACGACCACGCGCGGTGCTGACCCGAACGGCAACGCCGAAGTGAGCTTTGTGAACGCGTTGCCCTGCATTAAGAAGGTCCGCGTCATTCCACTGACGATGCAGACGGACAACACGGGCCCGGGCATCGGTGAGATTGAGGCCTTCGCAAATTGA
- a CDS encoding YdcF family protein, whose product MKTPLVVLGCRLTVRGNPPRLAGVARRRCDRALERYLAAEPRMVFVAGGRAWDGVVEADAFADELCHGGVSRTDIVRERCSHSTGENARYAAELLRRHGTRAIELVTSASHMPRAVMWFEREGLRVSPCAAEEPASGLLSGLYAALRERGASWVDARALAATHHVATAHQGEARS is encoded by the coding sequence TTGAAGACACCCCTCGTCGTCCTCGGTTGTCGCCTGACGGTCCGTGGCAACCCGCCGCGGCTCGCGGGGGTCGCCCGCCGTCGTTGCGACCGCGCCCTTGAGCGATACCTCGCGGCCGAACCACGGATGGTGTTCGTCGCGGGCGGCCGCGCCTGGGACGGCGTCGTCGAGGCCGATGCCTTCGCAGACGAGCTATGTCACGGCGGCGTCTCGCGTACCGACATCGTGCGCGAGCGCTGCTCGCATTCGACGGGAGAAAACGCGCGCTACGCCGCCGAACTCCTGCGCCGTCACGGCACCCGCGCCATCGAGCTGGTGACCTCCGCGAGCCACATGCCTCGCGCTGTCATGTGGTTCGAACGCGAGGGCCTTCGTGTCTCCCCATGCGCCGCGGAGGAGCCGGCTTCGGGGCTCTTGAGTGGCCTCTACGCAGCGCTGCGAGAGCGGGGCGCGTCGTGGGTCGATGCGCGAGCGCTGGCCGCAACCCATCACGTCGCGACCGCACACCAGGGAGAGGCCAGATCGTGA
- a CDS encoding TonB-dependent receptor, translated as MAFFARPVAGARPMQTWARHETCARLLGAVVAGAVSSVAAHAWADEPAPDDEVRVRGGQAAGFVARAREGDTPRETTDAASLVESLPGVHVRRLGADDGFATLSIRGSSSSQVAVVLAGVPLTGGSDPTLDLGSLPVWPGVQVRAFRSFAPASLGPGSLGGTLVLSPPRPMGHAVTDVYGAYGSLGAARMRVADARPLSVGELTTAVSASRSDDEFDALAPDGTGRTFARRRNGGHAQASGLVSYVRPVAWSPNHRGSLRMTLIGQARRQELPGTLLDPTPFDQLSTSRLLPVMELASEVGGGTLLLRGYGRRDEQSLRSRGTFSATHEGDAFILAGGALSYRRALGERARLEVVGDGSGERYAPGRTNGGAPLGARRSRMGLGADLEVPLSRGLTFAGAARVDGWSDDGREGGTRTELRPTAHGGLEAVTSLVSFAAHGGTTARAPAFVELFGNRGAFLPNAELLPETAKTLDAGFRVTPRIGALRLALALTGFATFAENLITFVPVGAFGRAKAENIGKATLLGAEGEVSAKLSPFEMRAVYTWLSAKNLGEGACAARVGECERPRLPGRPEHDVVFDVAAVLGPLRVRYGVDVVAGIAADLQGTVLVPTRALSSAGVRLAVPGAPGLDAGLEAKNLFDLRVVTYDGATGPVPLPASDAWTYPLPGRTLMASLRYRAGGRISAP; from the coding sequence ATGGCGTTCTTTGCTCGTCCCGTCGCCGGCGCGCGTCCGATGCAAACGTGGGCTAGGCATGAAACGTGCGCGCGACTCCTGGGGGCTGTGGTCGCCGGCGCGGTCTCCTCCGTCGCCGCCCACGCGTGGGCCGATGAGCCAGCGCCTGACGACGAGGTCCGCGTTCGCGGCGGTCAAGCGGCGGGCTTTGTGGCGCGCGCTCGCGAGGGAGACACGCCGCGCGAGACCACCGACGCCGCAAGCCTCGTCGAGAGCTTGCCGGGCGTGCACGTGCGTCGTCTCGGCGCCGACGACGGCTTCGCCACGCTGTCGATTCGCGGTTCGAGTTCGAGCCAGGTGGCCGTCGTGCTCGCCGGCGTTCCTTTGACGGGCGGCAGCGATCCGACGCTCGACCTCGGGTCCTTGCCCGTGTGGCCCGGCGTCCAGGTGCGCGCCTTTCGGAGCTTTGCCCCAGCGAGCCTAGGGCCCGGTTCCCTCGGAGGCACGCTCGTCCTCTCGCCGCCGCGCCCCATGGGCCACGCCGTCACCGACGTCTACGGAGCCTACGGCTCGCTAGGCGCCGCGCGCATGCGCGTCGCCGATGCGCGGCCCCTCTCGGTGGGCGAGCTCACCACGGCGGTCTCCGCGTCGCGCAGCGACGACGAGTTCGACGCGCTCGCTCCCGACGGGACGGGCCGCACCTTCGCGCGCCGCAGAAATGGCGGGCACGCACAAGCCAGCGGGCTCGTCTCCTACGTGAGGCCCGTCGCATGGTCACCGAACCACCGCGGCTCCCTGCGAATGACGCTCATCGGTCAGGCGAGGCGGCAAGAGCTCCCCGGCACGCTCCTCGACCCGACGCCTTTCGATCAGCTCTCGACGAGCCGCCTTCTGCCCGTCATGGAACTCGCGAGCGAGGTAGGCGGTGGCACGCTGCTCTTGCGCGGTTACGGTCGCCGTGATGAGCAGTCGCTCCGCTCGCGAGGGACCTTCAGCGCCACGCACGAGGGCGACGCCTTCATCCTGGCCGGCGGCGCGCTGAGCTATCGCCGCGCGCTCGGCGAGCGCGCGCGCCTCGAGGTCGTCGGCGACGGAAGCGGGGAGCGCTACGCGCCAGGGCGCACCAACGGTGGCGCGCCGCTCGGGGCTCGGCGCTCGCGGATGGGCCTCGGCGCCGATCTCGAGGTGCCGCTCTCGCGGGGCCTCACCTTCGCGGGCGCCGCCCGCGTCGATGGCTGGTCCGACGACGGTCGCGAAGGGGGAACGCGGACCGAGCTTCGGCCGACGGCTCACGGCGGCCTCGAGGCGGTGACGTCGCTCGTCTCCTTTGCGGCGCACGGTGGAACGACCGCGCGCGCGCCGGCCTTCGTCGAGCTGTTCGGAAACCGCGGCGCCTTCTTGCCGAACGCGGAGCTTCTGCCAGAGACGGCGAAGACGCTCGACGCGGGCTTTCGCGTCACGCCTCGCATCGGCGCACTTCGCCTCGCGCTCGCGCTCACCGGCTTTGCGACCTTCGCCGAGAACCTCATCACGTTCGTTCCCGTGGGCGCCTTCGGTCGAGCCAAGGCGGAGAACATCGGCAAAGCGACGCTGCTGGGGGCCGAGGGCGAAGTGTCGGCGAAGCTCTCGCCGTTCGAGATGCGTGCGGTGTACACGTGGCTATCCGCCAAGAACCTCGGTGAAGGCGCCTGCGCTGCGCGCGTCGGTGAGTGCGAACGGCCGCGCCTGCCGGGGCGTCCCGAACACGACGTCGTCTTCGACGTCGCGGCGGTATTGGGCCCGCTACGCGTCCGCTACGGCGTCGACGTCGTCGCCGGTATCGCGGCGGACCTCCAAGGCACGGTCCTCGTGCCCACGCGTGCGCTCTCGTCCGCGGGCGTGCGGCTCGCCGTCCCCGGCGCGCCGGGCCTCGACGCGGGGCTCGAGGCGAAGAACCTCTTCGACCTCCGCGTCGTGACCTACGACGGCGCGACGGGCCCGGTACCGCTCCCGGCCTCCGACGCGTGGACGTATCCGCTCCCGGGGCGAACGCTGATGGCGTCGCTTCGGTACCGCGCCGGTGGGCGTATCAGCGCCCCGTGA